A stretch of Geobacter sp. DNA encodes these proteins:
- a CDS encoding 2-oxoacid:ferredoxin oxidoreductase subunit gamma, with translation MRHDLFIAGFGGQGVLLAGNLLSLAAIKEGKNVSYFPAYGVEKRGGAAMCTVIIADGDVGSPVVGNPSVAILLNQASFDKYVGKVKKGGVCIVNASLVDCSGADRDDMELYPIPMNDIANELGDPRMVNMVAAGAYAAKTGAVSLESLAEALKKALPERNHRFIPANVKAMEAGAASISPR, from the coding sequence ATGCGTCATGATCTGTTTATTGCCGGTTTCGGCGGCCAAGGGGTGCTGCTTGCCGGCAATCTCCTCTCCCTCGCTGCCATCAAGGAAGGGAAGAACGTTTCCTATTTCCCTGCCTACGGTGTCGAGAAGCGGGGCGGTGCTGCCATGTGCACCGTCATCATCGCCGATGGCGACGTCGGTTCTCCCGTGGTGGGCAACCCGTCGGTGGCCATCCTCCTGAACCAGGCTTCCTTTGACAAATATGTCGGCAAGGTCAAAAAGGGTGGTGTCTGTATTGTCAATGCATCCCTGGTCGACTGCTCCGGGGCTGACCGGGACGACATGGAACTCTACCCCATACCGATGAACGATATTGCCAATGAGCTGGGCGACCCGCGGATGGTCAACATGGTCGCAGCCGGCGCCTATGCCGCCAAAACCGGCGCCGTATCGCTCGAATCCCTTGCCGAGGCACTGAAGAAGGCGCTTCCCGAGCGTAACCACCGCTTCATCCCCGCCAATGTCAAGGCCATGGAGGCCGGGGCAGCGAGCATCTCCCCCCGATGA
- a CDS encoding 2-oxoglutarate oxidoreductase, whose protein sequence is MQQIFKRPASLKDVQTHFCPGCQHGTIHRIVAEALDEFDVRHRTIGVASVGCSVFLYSYFDIDAVESPHGRAPAVATGVKRARPDSIVFTYQGDGDLAAIGTSEIIHAANRGEGITVIFVNNTTYGMTGGQMAPTTLVGQKTSTSPYGRDQAKDGAPLKMAELLAQLGGVAFSARVAVNNPKNLMDAKKQIRKAFRYQVEGAGFSFIEALSACPTNWGMTPLQANERVEQEMIPYFQLGVYKNDKNL, encoded by the coding sequence ATGCAACAGATATTCAAGAGACCGGCCAGCCTGAAGGATGTCCAGACCCACTTCTGCCCCGGCTGCCAGCACGGCACCATCCACCGGATCGTTGCCGAGGCCTTGGACGAGTTCGACGTGCGGCACCGGACCATCGGCGTCGCGTCGGTGGGATGTTCCGTCTTTCTCTACAGCTACTTCGACATCGATGCGGTGGAGTCGCCCCATGGCCGTGCCCCGGCTGTGGCGACCGGCGTCAAGCGGGCGCGTCCCGATTCCATCGTCTTTACCTACCAAGGGGATGGCGATCTCGCTGCCATCGGCACTTCCGAGATCATCCATGCCGCCAACCGGGGGGAGGGGATCACGGTGATCTTCGTGAACAATACCACCTACGGCATGACCGGGGGGCAGATGGCCCCCACCACGCTGGTCGGCCAGAAGACCTCCACCTCTCCCTATGGACGGGACCAGGCCAAGGATGGTGCGCCGCTCAAGATGGCCGAACTGCTGGCGCAACTCGGCGGGGTTGCCTTCAGTGCACGGGTTGCCGTCAATAACCCGAAAAACCTGATGGATGCCAAGAAGCAGATCCGCAAGGCCTTTCGTTATCAGGTCGAGGGGGCAGGCTTTTCGTTTATCGAGGCGCTTTCCGCATGCCCCACCAACTGGGGAATGACCCCGCTTCAGGCCAACGAGCGGGTCGAACAGGAAATGATCCCCTATTTTCAACTCGGGGTCTACAAGAACGACAAGAATCTCTAA
- the vorB gene encoding 3-methyl-2-oxobutanoate dehydrogenase subunit VorB, giving the protein MTTRLFVKGNEAVAMAAIEAGCRYYFGYPITPQSDIPEYLSREIPRLGGEFIQAESEIASINMLLGASATGVRAMTSSSGPGISLKQEGISYMAGSELPGVIVDICRAGPGLGGIDASQADYFQAVKGGGHGGYHIIVLAPASVQEMYDLTMLAFDLADIYRMPAMVFADSVIGQMKESMVPHPRPAMALPVKDWVVRGREEGQEQRVVKSLYLGDGEMEAFHWRLHARYAELAKKEVRWEEFQTDDAQLVITAFGSAARIAKTAVIMAREAGLKVGLFRPITLFPFPAEQLRDLTARVGHILDVELNAGQMVEDVRLAVAGGTRVSFYGRPPGAGSLPNPEELFEQIRKHY; this is encoded by the coding sequence TTGACGACGCGGTTGTTCGTAAAAGGTAACGAGGCAGTGGCCATGGCTGCCATCGAGGCAGGGTGCCGATATTATTTCGGTTATCCCATCACCCCTCAGAGCGATATCCCCGAATATCTCTCCCGTGAGATCCCCCGTCTGGGTGGCGAATTCATCCAGGCGGAAAGCGAGATTGCCTCCATCAACATGCTGCTGGGAGCATCCGCAACCGGCGTCCGGGCCATGACCTCTTCGTCCGGTCCGGGGATCTCCCTCAAGCAGGAAGGGATCTCCTACATGGCCGGGTCCGAGCTCCCCGGCGTGATCGTCGACATCTGCCGCGCCGGCCCCGGACTCGGCGGGATCGATGCCTCCCAGGCCGACTATTTCCAGGCGGTAAAGGGAGGGGGGCATGGCGGCTATCACATCATCGTGCTCGCCCCGGCATCGGTGCAAGAGATGTACGATTTGACCATGCTCGCCTTTGACTTGGCCGACATCTACCGCATGCCGGCCATGGTGTTCGCCGATTCGGTGATCGGCCAGATGAAGGAGTCGATGGTGCCCCATCCCCGGCCGGCCATGGCGCTGCCGGTCAAGGACTGGGTGGTGCGGGGCAGGGAAGAGGGGCAGGAGCAGCGGGTGGTGAAATCGCTTTATCTTGGCGATGGCGAGATGGAGGCTTTCCACTGGCGTCTCCATGCCCGCTATGCAGAGCTGGCCAAGAAAGAGGTGCGTTGGGAGGAGTTTCAGACCGATGATGCCCAGCTGGTCATCACCGCGTTCGGTTCTGCCGCCCGGATTGCAAAGACCGCAGTCATCATGGCGCGCGAGGCCGGCCTCAAGGTCGGCCTGTTCCGGCCGATCACACTCTTCCCTTTTCCGGCGGAACAGCTCCGCGACCTGACGGCACGGGTGGGGCATATCCTGGATGTGGAACTGAATGCCGGCCAGATGGTGGAGGATGTCAGGCTGGCCGTTGCCGGGGGGACCAGGGTCTCGTTCTATGGCCGTCCGCCTGGCGCCGGGTCGTTGCCGAATCCGGAAGAGCTCTTCGAGCAGATTCGGAAGCACTACTGA
- a CDS encoding 4Fe-4S dicluster domain-containing protein codes for MPRIEIDELRCKGCGLCTTVCPHNIVILCEKINAYGYHPAAAPLQEKCIGCKLCAEICPDVAITVFK; via the coding sequence ATGCCTAGAATAGAGATTGACGAGTTGCGCTGTAAAGGATGCGGTCTCTGCACTACCGTCTGTCCCCACAACATTGTGATACTGTGTGAAAAGATCAATGCATACGGTTATCATCCCGCAGCAGCTCCTTTACAGGAAAAATGCATCGGCTGTAAGCTCTGTGCCGAGATCTGTCCTGACGTAGCCATCACTGTCTTCAAGTAA
- a CDS encoding MucR family transcriptional regulator — MAQTLLELTASIVSAHASVTEMSGDELLQEIQRVFSSLQVLEGAAPDAAGDLSAKAPTMSLKKAFQPDQIFCMICGKGGMKTLTRHLSQVHGMKPREYRKQFGIPTSQSLTAKNFSDARRKMANERGLADNLAKARAVRAAKLAKAKAPAAVKTKTSKAKKA, encoded by the coding sequence ATGGCACAGACACTGTTAGAACTGACGGCTAGTATTGTATCAGCACATGCTTCAGTGACAGAAATGTCAGGAGACGAACTCCTTCAGGAAATCCAGAGGGTCTTTTCGTCCCTGCAGGTTCTTGAAGGTGCTGCCCCGGATGCTGCCGGGGACCTTTCGGCAAAGGCTCCGACCATGAGTCTCAAGAAGGCGTTCCAGCCCGACCAGATTTTCTGCATGATCTGCGGCAAGGGCGGCATGAAGACCCTCACCCGGCACCTGTCGCAGGTTCACGGCATGAAACCCCGCGAATACCGGAAGCAGTTCGGTATCCCCACCAGCCAGTCGCTGACCGCCAAGAACTTCTCCGACGCCCGTCGCAAAATGGCCAACGAGCGGGGGCTGGCCGACAACCTGGCCAAGGCCAGGGCAGTCCGGGCCGCCAAGCTTGCCAAGGCCAAGGCGCCTGCTGCGGTCAAGACAAAGACGAGCAAGGCGAAAAAGGCCTGA